CCACACCTTGACCGTGTTGTCCCAACTCCCGGTTGCCAGCCGGTTTCCATCCGGTGAGAAAGCGACTGAGGAGACAGAGGCTGTATGTCCGGTCAGGGTGGCCACCGCCTGCCAGGTCGCCACATCCCACACCTTGACCGTGTTGTCCAAACTCCCCGTTGCCAGCCGGTTTCCATCCGGTGAGAAAGCGACTGAGAAGACAGAGTCTGTATGTCCGGTCAGGGTGGCCACCGCCTGCCAGGTTGCCACATCCCACACCTTGACCGTGTTGTCCCAACTCCCCGTTGCCAGCCGTTTTCCATCCGGTGAGAAAGCGACTGAGGAGACAGAGGCTGTATGTCCGGTCAGGTTAGTTAATACCCATGGATATTGTTCTTGCAGGTAATACCACTCAAATCCGCGTAAATCTGGAACGGTATTCTCATTTGGCCCAGCTTTGGGAATTTGGTTCTCCAATAATTCCAATGCTCGTTTAGAATCTATTTTTATAATTTGTTGAGCATTAATAATGTCAAAATCATAAATAAACTGACGAGTTTGTAATTCCATAGCTTCAGCGTGTTTTTGTGCCTCTTCAGCCCGTAGTCGTTCAGCCTCAGCACGACGCTCGGCTTCTTCAGCACGCCTTTGCTCAGCTTCTGCAATGAGTTGCTGGGTTTCCCCACTTTGACTTGCAAGTAAGAAATCGTGTTCATTTTTTGTCAGATCATTTTTGTTATAAGAAACTTCAAGTGCTTCAAGAAGTGCCTGCCCTCGTAACAAATAATCATTACTTTTCCCTGACTTGATCCATTGGTCAATCGAATCGGCTAAAAAGCGGTTCCCTTCCTTTTCCTTAACCCAATCAATATTAAAAACAGTGGCAAAGATTTTGTTTCGAATTTGCAGGTATTCTTTACCTTCTTGTACTTTGCTGGACGCCAGTCCAGTCAATCGCAGTTCCAGATGCGATGCACTGTTTTCTTCCAAAGGAACGGCGTTACTGTTTAATAAATGGCGATACACTTCGAGCATTTGGGCTTTTTGAGTGGTCGAACTCTTTTCATTAAACCGTTTTTCAGCATATTCAAGGTTGGTATCACTACTTTGACCCAGATTGAGAAAACATTTTTGGACGATT
Above is a genomic segment from Acidobacteriota bacterium containing:
- a CDS encoding AAA-like domain-containing protein — protein: MYQFQSGGALRPGSIYIKRQADQELYDKLRKSEFCYVLAPRQIGKSSLKVKVAERLIADGIACAFIDLLNIGVKSSTVDQWYYDLVKELADAQTGLNLQEQVKEFWETHNDDSVVRRWMLFLRNVVLKQISGNIVIFIDEIDSILSLKNRDASDDFFASIKGMYDLRAQLPDFQRLTFCLIGVAAPNDLIQDATRTPFNIGKPIRLNDFTEKETLGFKDGFQDFEGDSELLIREVFKWTNGHPYMTQKVCEELTFEDFESGISETDQVETIVQKCFLNLGQSSDTNLEYAEKRFNEKSSTTQKAQMLEVYRHLLNSNAVPLEENSASHLELRLTGLASSKVQEGKEYLQIRNKIFATVFNIDWVKEKEGNRFLADSIDQWIKSGKSNDYLLRGQALLEALEVSYNKNDLTKNEHDFLLASQSGETQQLIAEAEQRRAEEAERRAEAERLRAEEAQKHAEAMELQTRQFIYDFDIINAQQIIKIDSKRALELLENQIPKAGPNENTVPDLRGFEWYYLQEQYPWVLTNLTGHTASVSSVAFSPDGKRLATGSWDNTVKVWDVATWQAVATLTGHTDSVFSVAFSPDGNRLATGSLDNTVKVWDVATWQAVATLTGHTASVSSVAFSPDGNRLATGSWDNTVKVW